One genomic region from Gemmatimonadota bacterium encodes:
- a CDS encoding bifunctional precorrin-2 dehydrogenase/sirohydrochlorin ferrochelatase, producing MKKYYPAFIDIETQPCLVVGGGAVAEEKTGSLLECGGVVTVISPDLTDGLRDHADCGALRWLARPYGPGDVRGFRLVISATDSTEVNERVYRDAEAEGVMVNVVDVPALCRYIVPSIVRQGDLCIAISTGGKSPALAKKIRGQLEGAYGPEYADLLDLLGAYRPRMKAAYPDETETRARLWTSLVDSDLLDLLRAGRAEEARDRVESCILHSSD from the coding sequence ATGAAAAAATACTATCCCGCCTTCATCGACATCGAAACACAGCCGTGCCTGGTAGTGGGCGGCGGTGCGGTCGCGGAAGAGAAGACGGGATCGCTGCTCGAATGCGGCGGGGTCGTTACCGTGATCAGCCCCGATCTGACGGACGGACTGCGTGACCATGCGGACTGCGGCGCATTGCGCTGGTTAGCGAGGCCATACGGACCTGGCGACGTCCGCGGCTTCAGGCTGGTCATCTCGGCGACGGATTCCACGGAAGTCAACGAGCGGGTCTACCGGGACGCCGAGGCGGAAGGCGTCATGGTCAACGTGGTGGACGTGCCCGCGCTGTGCCGGTACATCGTGCCTTCCATCGTCCGGCAAGGCGACCTGTGCATCGCCATCTCCACGGGAGGCAAGAGTCCCGCGCTGGCAAAGAAGATCCGCGGGCAGCTGGAAGGGGCCTACGGGCCCGAGTACGCCGATCTGCTCGACCTGCTTGGCGCGTACCGCCCCCGGATGAAGGCCGCGTACCCCGATGAAACCGAAACGCGCGCGAGGTTGTGGACGTCCCTGGTCGATTCCGACCTCCTCGATCTCCTGCGCGCCGGACGCGCGGAAGAAGCGCGCGACAGGGTGGAGTCATGCATCTTACACTCGTCGGACTGA